The Anopheles coluzzii chromosome 2, AcolN3, whole genome shotgun sequence genome window below encodes:
- the LOC120952911 gene encoding cilia- and flagella-associated protein 36, with the protein MADDNSWVFDSLVCFLHGPVWNAPLQTFIEDKSIIFDPNLQPDENNPDFRKVHDEYKNLVDYMLGSFMEEMQITPEQFEFACLEGRHVASLGSAGAAGARAASAGTTGGSSDRTDQSGGNTFSFHQGLFQQIWAANDIRIFIRMMVQRNVELQLQALDLIERRSQSLSSKRDEGSVDGAGGEAGDTGSELKPAEDTPEEREIEQDILKSVENELKVPLLTEGDAGAPDQTQASALAGTLEGGLPGTASDKFQRLNLFFDQEKINTDDMKARQEYLRTQRDKILTIKKQARARQLNETIRKSERPASAQVAQKFLDGETESVTVEPPEGSLQLRKMLAQRLRNEVAIDKQPYRRTRSTRNIRRS; encoded by the exons ATGGCGGATGACAACTCCTGGGTGTTTGATTCGTTGGTGTGCTTTTTGCACGGCCCGGTATGGAATGCACCGCTGCAGACGTTCATCGAGGATAAATCGATTA TTTTCGATCCCAACCTGCAGCCGGACGAGAACAATCCCGACTTCCGGAAGGTGCACGATGAGTACAAGAATCTGGTCGACTACATGCTCGGTTCGTTCATGGAGGAGATGCAAATCACGCCGGAACAGTTCGAGTTTGCCTGTCTGGAGGGCCGGCACGTCGCTAGTCTGGGAAGTGCCGGGGCGGCTGGGGCACGCGCCGCGTCCGCCGGTAcgaccggtggcagcagcgACCGAACAGATCAGTCCGGTGGCAATACGTTCTCCTTCCATCAGGGTTTGTTCCAGCAAATATGGGCCGCAAACGATATACGCATCTTCATACGCATGATGGTGCAGCGCAACGTCGAGCTGCAGCTGCAAGCGTTGGATCTTATCGAGCGCCGATCGCAAAGCCTTTCCTCCAAGCGTGACGAAGGTTCCGTTGATGGGGCTGGAGGGGAGGCTGGTGACACTGGGTCGGAGCTGAAGCCTGCGGAAGACACGCCCGAGGAGCGTGAAATTGAGCAGGATATTTTAAAATCGGTCGAAAACGAGTTAAAAGTACCGCTGCTGACAGAAGGGGACGCTGGTGCACCGGATCAAACGCAAGCGTCTGCTTTGGCCGGTACGCTTGAGGGAGGGCTGCCGGGCACGGCAAGTGATAAGTTTCAGCgcttgaatttgtttttcgaCCAGGAAAAG aTCAACACGGACGACATGAAAGCGCGGCAGGAGTATTTGCGAACCCAGCGGGACAAGATACTGACCATCAAGAAGCAGGCGCGGGCCCGGCAGCTGAACGAAACGATACGCAAAAGCGAACGCCCAGCGTCGGCACAGGTGGCACAAAAGTTTCTGGACGGTGAAACCGAATCGGTAACGGTTGAGCCACCGGAAGGTTCGCTGCAGCTGCGCAAGATGCTGGCCCAACGGCTGCGCAACGAGGTAGCCATCGATAagcagccgtaccggcgaactcgttcgacgagaaacattcgtcgctcatga